The Methanocaldococcus jannaschii DSM 2661 genome has a segment encoding these proteins:
- a CDS encoding GTP-binding protein, whose protein sequence is MKVAIVAGTPGAGKTSVLIHTIRTLINEGYKPVVVKIDCLYTDDDVRYKKLGIPVLVGLSKDMCPDHFAIYNFEEMVDWAKDKGDILLIETAGLCHRCAPYTKNSLGICVIDATSGPNTPRKVGPFLTSADIVVITKGDIISQAEREVFRERVLEMNPNCRIYEVNGLTGQGCVEIAKEIIESKDIKDLENEELRHNAPLCICTLCVGETRVSKKYHRGILRRIDGFMEYEGE, encoded by the coding sequence ATGAAAGTGGCAATAGTTGCAGGAACCCCTGGAGCTGGAAAGACTTCAGTATTAATTCACACAATAAGAACCTTAATTAATGAAGGATATAAGCCAGTAGTTGTAAAAATTGACTGTTTATATACTGACGATGATGTCAGGTATAAAAAATTGGGCATCCCTGTTTTAGTTGGTTTAAGTAAGGATATGTGCCCAGACCACTTTGCAATATACAACTTTGAAGAAATGGTTGATTGGGCTAAGGATAAGGGAGATATCTTACTAATAGAAACTGCTGGTCTCTGCCATAGATGTGCCCCTTACACAAAAAACAGTTTGGGAATTTGTGTCATTGATGCCACTTCAGGGCCGAACACGCCAAGAAAAGTAGGGCCGTTCTTAACAAGTGCAGATATTGTAGTTATAACCAAAGGAGATATCATCTCTCAAGCTGAAAGAGAAGTTTTTAGAGAAAGAGTTTTAGAGATGAACCCAAATTGTAGAATTTATGAAGTTAATGGACTTACAGGGCAGGGATGTGTTGAAATAGCCAAGGAGATTATTGAAAGCAAAGATATTAAAGATTTAGAAAATGAAGAGCTAAGACACAACGCTCCATTGTGTATTTGCACCTTATGTGTTGGAGAGACAAGAGTTAGTAAAAAGTATCACAGAGGAATTTTAAGAAGAATAGATGGATTCATGGAATATGAAGGGGAGTAA
- a CDS encoding ATP-binding cassette domain-containing protein produces MEIKEITIIGGYDKNGNPEPVREVTIKRGEIVGVVGPTGSGKSNLISDIEQLAQGDTISKRRILVNGEVPPIEMRRDPKKRRIAQLSQNMNFLADMTVEEFILMHAKSRGVYRENIVDEVIELANRLTGEPIKKDYNLTILSGGQSRSLMVADVAVISDSPIVLIDEIENAGIKKHEALELLAGYGKIVLVITHDPVLALMTDRRIVMRNGGMQKIIETTEEEKEISRKINEVDNWLLSLREKIRFGERLTHEDISLMVKG; encoded by the coding sequence ATGGAAATTAAGGAGATAACAATTATCGGTGGTTATGACAAGAACGGCAATCCAGAACCTGTAAGGGAGGTTACAATAAAAAGAGGAGAGATTGTCGGTGTTGTTGGGCCAACAGGAAGTGGGAAATCAAATTTAATCAGCGATATAGAGCAGTTAGCTCAAGGAGATACCATCTCCAAGAGAAGAATTTTAGTTAATGGAGAAGTTCCTCCAATAGAGATGAGAAGAGACCCAAAAAAGAGAAGAATTGCCCAACTATCTCAAAACATGAATTTTTTAGCAGACATGACTGTAGAGGAGTTTATTTTAATGCATGCGAAGAGTAGGGGAGTTTATAGAGAAAATATTGTTGATGAAGTCATAGAATTAGCAAATAGATTAACAGGAGAGCCAATAAAGAAAGACTACAACTTAACAATCCTAAGTGGAGGGCAGTCAAGAAGTTTAATGGTTGCTGATGTAGCTGTAATAAGCGATTCTCCCATAGTTTTAATAGATGAGATTGAAAACGCTGGAATAAAGAAGCATGAGGCTTTAGAGTTATTGGCAGGATATGGAAAGATTGTTTTAGTTATAACTCACGACCCTGTCTTGGCTTTAATGACTGATAGAAGGATAGTGATGAGAAACGGAGGAATGCAGAAGATTATAGAAACTACTGAAGAAGAGAAGGAAATTTCAAGAAAAATAAATGAGGTTGATAACTGGCTACTCTCTTTAAGAGAAAAGATTAGGTTTGGAGAGAGATTGACTCATGAAGATATAAGCCTAATGGTGAAAGGATGA
- a CDS encoding ribose 1,5-bisphosphate isomerase encodes MDIIKETYEKIKNMEIRGAGRIGRAAAKALKEYALKISHLNEEEFKNKMREAGNILISARPTAVSLPNVVKYVLKGLNEENPKERVIERADEFINSSLKAIENIGKFGANRIKDGDTILTHCNSEAAISVIKTAYDEGKDIKVFCTETRPRNQGYLTAKTLYDYGIDVTLIVDSAVRYFIKEIDIVVVGADAITANGCLVNKIGTSQIALIANESRVPFLTAAETYKFHPKTIVGELIEIEERSPEEVAVFEDKYKGIKIRNPAFDVTPAKYIDAIITEVGLIPPQGAWYIIEKYFGWLEK; translated from the coding sequence ATGGATATTATAAAAGAAACCTATGAAAAAATCAAAAATATGGAGATTAGGGGGGCGGGGAGAATAGGAAGAGCAGCAGCTAAGGCATTAAAAGAATATGCTCTAAAAATTAGCCATTTAAATGAAGAAGAATTCAAAAATAAAATGAGAGAGGCAGGAAATATATTAATATCAGCAAGACCTACAGCTGTTTCTCTACCAAATGTTGTAAAGTATGTATTAAAGGGCTTAAATGAAGAAAATCCAAAAGAAAGAGTTATAGAGAGAGCTGATGAATTCATCAACTCATCATTAAAGGCAATTGAAAATATAGGAAAGTTTGGAGCAAATAGAATAAAAGATGGAGACACTATCTTAACTCACTGCAACTCTGAAGCTGCAATAAGCGTTATAAAAACTGCTTACGATGAAGGAAAAGATATCAAAGTTTTCTGCACAGAGACAAGACCAAGAAATCAGGGATATTTAACAGCTAAAACCCTCTATGATTATGGTATTGATGTAACCCTAATAGTAGATTCTGCAGTGAGGTACTTTATAAAAGAGATAGATATTGTCGTCGTTGGAGCTGATGCCATAACAGCAAATGGTTGCCTTGTAAATAAAATAGGAACTTCACAAATTGCTTTAATAGCAAATGAAAGTAGAGTACCTTTTTTAACAGCCGCTGAAACATACAAATTCCATCCAAAGACTATAGTTGGAGAGCTAATTGAGATAGAAGAAAGAAGCCCAGAGGAAGTTGCAGTTTTTGAAGATAAATACAAAGGAATAAAAATTAGGAATCCCGCATTTGATGTAACACCAGCTAAGTATATAGATGCTATAATAACAGAGGTGGGGTTAATTCCTCCACAGGGAGCTTGGTATATAATAGAAAAATACTTTGGCTGGCTTGAGAAATAA
- a CDS encoding SprT-like domain-containing protein: MKINENKKDIKDIVNEILISLNINESINIEIKPMKQKIASFSFKTKTLRLNKYVVENFDEELLHYIILHELIHFKIKSINHGIKFENELRNYFSKNECDEIELKIIQKLI; encoded by the coding sequence ATGAAAATCAATGAAAATAAAAAAGATATTAAAGACATTGTTAATGAAATTTTAATTTCATTAAATATCAATGAAAGCATAAATATAGAAATAAAACCAATGAAACAAAAAATTGCTTCATTTTCCTTTAAAACAAAGACTTTAAGATTAAACAAATATGTTGTTGAAAATTTTGATGAGGAACTTCTCCACTATATAATATTACACGAACTTATACACTTTAAAATAAAATCAATAAACCATGGCATAAAGTTTGAGAACGAATTAAGAAACTATTTTTCTAAGAATGAATGTGATGAGATTGAATTAAAAATCATACAAAAACTTATATGA
- a CDS encoding type I restriction endonuclease subunit R, which translates to MSIIPDYYXPNFFEEKFKEINKTLLSYLTPKEVKEVIDFIKNELKNADEIKILDYLKYGIEVVVKKSEKRKFKLIDYKNIDKNTFFYLCEAEFKGNPKNSRPDITLFINGIPVVIIEAKATLKIDSHLEGISQIRRYEKFSPDLFRFVQFAISYGEEQLYTPTMPNWYKENIHLPAYYWRIRQKINGKKVVKDDIFYILNPSILLEIIRYFIFYRKDEYSKTKTLSKIIARYNQYFATKKAMKRIDEYLSGDSKNKGLIWHWQGSGKTYTMFFIANYFLDKYFSENPVIFFVVDRVDLERQSKEFYEAIQEKKFKTILKRIDSINKLYEVIKSIKMSELSNKVIVRGIYTTTIQKFQYERSKKEKDNNKEKDKDDEDLDLSKPIEEIIKKIEDKLKKEEKEGKIKGLKDLLIILAFIYLKHLKEKNPEEYKKHIENLKKLKDKDKKEEYLINLGNIKRKHILILIDEAHRTQYGILGGMRKITFPNAITFGFTGTPVFKNEKNTFTEFSYPEKGEFYLDVYFIGDSIKDKFTLPLTYQIVKEGDIKSEGIQITLDEEDIKEFIDEWIKRGEDINLFDRKKLPKYINKSKTILLNPKRIDKVAKYIVDRIEEDTENFKFKAMVVAVNRLGCVRFKKALDKYLKEKFGDEAEKWAEVVMTYHHNEEEKEIIEYMKKLKKERNSNDFNEINQIIREEFLNSENPKILIVTDMLLTGFDAPRLKVMYLDKPLYGHRLLQAIARTNRPYPDKEFGLIVDSVGLFKVLTETMALYNMLAEEEIREDFKNNLISSIDEIFQEFKLKLEMVKESLKNLKINDEDLSIDVNTLKTLTKNKDFNNNELKEKLDLIAFYAEDGKNARILKLIDDLKAVIKLYKALGSYPQKIFYIEDIELLSFIYAYLIKKLKPKKKSNRKFWEELISFIHNKMLVDDLTVIEEINLNPDDLDKILKENIGKREIKRAVANYYFILKNSILDKQHDPIYKEILERLERLRRDWIMKRIDDKIYLNAIKNLMELKNNYDKKIKGKSSIERIKESISTYIGENILKDQDIKLNLENTEKLITKMQNLNKLSKLQRKKFKKELSCALLEDLLKELKGKIKDEDAKKVAELSDNLVSEFILKEIWGENYENQ; encoded by the coding sequence ATATCAATAATCCCTGACTACTATNTACCAAACTTTTTTGAAGAAAAATTTAAGGAGATAAATAAAACTCTACTAAGTTATTTAACTCCAAAAGAGGTTAAAGAAGTTATTGATTTTATAAAAAATGAACTTAAAAATGCAGATGAAATAAAAATATTGGACTACCTAAAATACGGTATTGAAGTTGTAGTTAAAAAAAGTGAAAAAAGAAAATTTAAACTCATTGATTATAAAAATATAGATAAAAATACATTTTTTTATTTATGCGAAGCAGAATTTAAAGGAAATCCAAAAAATTCAAGACCTGATATAACTTTGTTCATTAACGGAATCCCTGTTGTAATAATAGAGGCAAAGGCAACATTAAAAATTGACTCTCATTTAGAAGGAATAAGCCAAATAAGAAGATATGAAAAATTTAGCCCTGATTTATTTAGGTTCGTTCAGTTTGCAATATCTTATGGAGAAGAGCAGTTATATACTCCAACAATGCCAAACTGGTATAAAGAAAATATACACTTACCAGCATACTATTGGAGAATTAGACAAAAAATTAATGGAAAAAAGGTTGTTAAAGATGACATCTTCTATATCTTAAATCCAAGCATATTGCTTGAAATAATAAGATACTTCATATTTTACAGAAAAGACGAATACAGCAAAACAAAAACTTTAAGCAAAATCATCGCAAGATACAACCAATACTTTGCCACAAAGAAGGCAATGAAAAGAATAGATGAATATTTAAGTGGAGACAGTAAAAATAAGGGTTTAATTTGGCACTGGCAGGGTAGTGGAAAAACTTACACTATGTTTTTTATAGCAAATTATTTTTTAGACAAATACTTCTCAGAAAATCCTGTTATTTTCTTTGTAGTTGATAGGGTTGATTTAGAAAGGCAGAGTAAAGAGTTTTATGAAGCAATCCAAGAGAAAAAATTTAAAACCATTTTAAAAAGAATTGACAGCATAAATAAGCTTTATGAAGTCATAAAATCAATAAAAATGAGTGAATTAAGTAATAAAGTTATTGTTAGGGGTATTTACACAACAACAATACAAAAATTTCAATATGAAAGAAGTAAAAAAGAAAAGGATAATAATAAGGAAAAGGATAAAGATGACGAAGATTTGGATTTATCAAAACCCATTGAAGAGATTATCAAAAAAATTGAAGATAAATTAAAAAAAGAAGAAAAAGAAGGAAAAATAAAAGGATTAAAAGACCTTTTAATAATATTGGCATTCATATATCTAAAACATCTAAAAGAAAAAAACCCTGAAGAATATAAAAAACATATAGAAAACCTAAAAAAACTAAAAGATAAAGATAAAAAAGAAGAATACCTAATAAACTTAGGAAATATCAAAAGAAAACATATTCTAATACTGATAGATGAAGCTCACAGAACACAATACGGAATTTTGGGAGGTATGAGAAAAATAACATTTCCAAATGCCATTACATTTGGATTTACAGGAACACCAGTATTTAAAAATGAAAAAAACACATTTACAGAATTTTCGTATCCAGAAAAGGGAGAGTTTTATTTAGATGTGTATTTCATAGGAGATTCCATAAAAGACAAATTTACCCTCCCATTAACTTATCAAATTGTAAAAGAAGGAGATATCAAATCAGAAGGAATTCAAATTACATTGGATGAAGAAGATATAAAAGAATTTATTGATGAGTGGATTAAAAGGGGGGAAGATATTAACCTATTTGATAGAAAAAAACTTCCAAAATATATAAATAAATCAAAAACAATTTTATTAAACCCCAAAAGAATTGATAAAGTTGCAAAATATATAGTTGATAGGATAGAAGAAGATACTGAAAACTTCAAATTTAAGGCAATGGTTGTTGCAGTCAATAGATTGGGGTGTGTTAGATTTAAAAAAGCACTTGATAAGTATTTAAAAGAAAAGTTTGGAGATGAGGCAGAGAAATGGGCTGAAGTTGTGATGACATATCACCACAACGAAGAAGAGAAAGAAATTATTGAATACATGAAAAAACTTAAAAAAGAAAGAAATTCTAACGATTTTAATGAGATTAACCAAATTATTAGAGAAGAATTCTTAAATTCAGAAAATCCAAAAATTTTGATAGTTACAGATATGCTTTTAACAGGCTTTGACGCTCCAAGATTAAAGGTTATGTATTTGGATAAACCACTGTATGGGCATAGATTACTACAAGCAATAGCAAGAACTAACAGACCATATCCAGACAAAGAATTTGGTTTAATAGTTGATTCTGTTGGATTATTTAAAGTTTTAACCGAAACTATGGCATTATACAACATGTTGGCGGAGGAAGAGATTAGGGAAGATTTCAAAAACAATTTAATTAGTTCAATTGATGAGATTTTCCAAGAATTTAAATTAAAGTTAGAAATGGTTAAAGAATCATTAAAAAATTTAAAAATTAACGATGAGGATTTAAGCATAGATGTAAATACTCTTAAAACTTTAACAAAAAACAAAGATTTCAATAACAATGAGTTAAAAGAAAAATTGGATTTAATTGCATTTTATGCAGAAGACGGAAAAAATGCGAGAATTTTAAAGCTTATAGATGATTTAAAAGCAGTAATCAAACTTTATAAAGCATTAGGTTCTTATCCACAAAAGATTTTTTATATTGAGGATATTGAACTTCTATCCTTCATATATGCTTACTTAATAAAAAAACTAAAGCCAAAAAAGAAATCAAATAGAAAATTCTGGGAGGAATTAATATCATTTATACACAATAAAATGCTTGTTGATGATTTAACTGTAATTGAAGAGATAAATCTCAACCCTGATGATTTAGATAAGATTTTAAAAGAAAATATTGGAAAGAGAGAGATAAAAAGAGCAGTAGCAAATTACTATTTTATTTTAAAAAATAGCATCTTAGATAAACAGCACGACCCAATATATAAGGAAATATTAGAAAGATTGGAAAGATTAAGAAGAGACTGGATTATGAAGAGGATAGATGACAAAATTTATTTGAACGCCATAAAAAACCTTATGGAATTAAAAAACAACTACGATAAAAAAATAAAAGGAAAATCATCAATTGAAAGAATAAAAGAATCAATAAGCACCTATATAGGCGAAAATATATTAAAAGACCAAGATATTAAATTGAACTTAGAAAATACTGAAAAACTAATTACTAAAATGCAAAATTTAAATAAATTATCAAAATTACAAAGAAAAAAATTCAAAAAAGAATTGTCATGTGCATTACTTGAAGATTTATTAAAAGAGCTAAAAGGAAAAATTAAAGATGAAGACGCTAAAAAAGTGGCTGAATTATCAGATAATTTAGTTTCTGAATTCATCTTAAAAGAAATATGGGGAGAGAATTATGAAAATCAATGA
- a CDS encoding HepT-like ribonuclease domain-containing protein translates to MPKRDIKAFLYDILSYMDDIINFTKDMDYEEFINNKAIKYAVIRCLEVIGEAVKKIPKDIREKYPHIPFKELAGMRDKLIHQYFGVDYLTVWETAKYEIPEIKKEFEKIIKDLEEK, encoded by the coding sequence ATGCCGAAGAGAGATATAAAGGCATTTTTATATGATATTTTATCCTACATGGATGATATAATTAACTTCACTAAAGATATGGATTATGAGGAGTTTATAAACAATAAAGCAATAAAATACGCAGTTATTAGATGCTTAGAAGTTATTGGAGAGGCAGTTAAAAAGATACCAAAGGATATTAGAGAAAAATATCCACACATCCCATTTAAAGAATTGGCTGGAATGAGGGATAAATTAATCCACCAATATTTTGGTGTAGATTATTTAACAGTTTGGGAAACTGCAAAATATGAAATTCCAGAGATAAAGAAAGAGTTTGAAAAGATTATAAAAGACCTTGAAGAAAAATAA
- a CDS encoding nucleotidyltransferase family protein, with the protein MKTLSEIKEILRKHKKELKEKYKVKSIAIFGSYARNEQTETSDIDILIDYYEPISLLKLIELENYLSDLLEIKVDLITKNSIHNPYVKKSIEEDLIYI; encoded by the coding sequence ATGAAAACTCTATCTGAAATAAAAGAAATCTTAAGGAAACATAAAAAAGAATTAAAAGAAAAATATAAAGTTAAATCTATAGCCATATTTGGCTCTTATGCAAGAAATGAACAAACTGAAACCTCAGACATAGACATATTAATTGACTACTATGAGCCAATAAGTTTATTAAAATTGATAGAGTTGGAGAATTATCTATCAGATTTATTGGAAATTAAAGTTGATTTAATTACAAAAAACTCTATTCACAACCCTTATGTAAAAAAATCCATTGAAGAAGATTTAATTTATATTTAA
- a CDS encoding HepT-like ribonuclease domain-containing protein gives MPKKDVRAFLYDILENMKDIIDFTNDMTFDEFLKDKKTQKAVIRSLEVIGEAVKNLPEDFINKYPQVPWKGMARLRDKLIHHYFGINYEIIWDIVINKVPNDIKEIEEIIKDIEGEDENSI, from the coding sequence ATGCCTAAAAAAGATGTTAGAGCATTTTTATATGACATCTTAGAGAATATGAAAGATATCATCGATTTCACAAATGATATGACATTTGATGAGTTTTTAAAAGATAAAAAGACACAAAAAGCAGTGATTAGAAGTTTAGAAGTTATTGGTGAGGCAGTTAAAAATCTTCCAGAAGATTTTATAAATAAATATCCACAAGTTCCGTGGAAAGGCATGGCAAGGTTAAGAGATAAGTTAATTCATCATTATTTTGGAATAAATTATGAGATTATTTGGGATATTGTAATTAATAAAGTTCCAAACGATATAAAAGAAATAGAGGAAATTATAAAAGACATTGAGGGAGAGGATGAAAACTCTATCTGA
- a CDS encoding nucleotidyltransferase family protein: MKTISEIKDILRKHKKILKEKYKVKSIAIFGSYARNEQTEKSDIDILVEFYETPDYLKFFELEDYLSDLLGIKVDLVIKGAIKNPYIKKSIEEDLIYV; encoded by the coding sequence ATGAAAACCATCTCTGAAATAAAAGATATCCTAAGAAAGCATAAAAAAATACTCAAAGAAAAATATAAAGTCAAATCTATTGCTATATTTGGAAGTTATGCAAGAAATGAACAGACAGAAAAAAGCGATATAGACATTTTAGTGGAATTTTATGAAACTCCTGACTATCTCAAATTCTTTGAGTTGGAGGATTATCTATCAGATTTATTAGGAATTAAAGTAGATTTAGTTATTAAAGGAGCGATAAAAAATCCTTATATTAAAAAATCTATTGAAGAGGATTTAATTTATGTATAG
- a CDS encoding N-6 DNA methylase gives MDGYNEDVLKENPDVRRIYNTFVRGGYPPKQSADWAWVQLMLYFARKKVGIVLDSGALFRGGKEKKIRKEIVEKDLIEAIILLPEKLFYNVTAPGIVMILNKNKPEERKGKILFINASLEFEKHPEVRRLNRLGEENIDKIVDVYENWEDIEGFSRVVDLEEIRKNDYNLNVSLYVFPVEEKEDIDLRKELEEFKEIEKKEKEVLDEVIGYVEGILRAGS, from the coding sequence TTGGATGGATATAATGAAGATGTTTTAAAGGAAAATCCAGATGTTAGGAGGATTTATAACACTTTTGTTAGAGGTGGTTATCCTCCTAAGCAGTCAGCAGATTGGGCATGGGTTCAATTGATGTTGTATTTTGCGAGGAAAAAAGTGGGAATTGTTTTAGATTCAGGGGCATTATTTAGAGGAGGGAAGGAGAAGAAGATAAGGAAGGAGATTGTTGAGAAGGATTTAATTGAGGCTATTATTTTATTGCCAGAGAAGTTGTTTTATAATGTTACAGCTCCAGGAATTGTGATGATTTTAAATAAAAATAAGCCAGAGGAGAGGAAGGGGAAGATTTTATTTATAAATGCATCTTTGGAGTTTGAGAAGCATCCAGAGGTTAGGAGATTGAATAGATTGGGGGAGGAGAATATTGATAAGATTGTTGATGTCTATGAGAATTGGGAGGATATTGAAGGGTTTAGCAGAGTTGTTGATTTAGAGGAGATTAGAAAGAATGATTATAATCTGAATGTTAGCTTGTATGTCTTTCCAGTTGAGGAGAAGGAGGATATTGATTTAAGGAAGGAGTTAGAGGAGTTTAAGGAGATTGAGAAGAAGGAGAAAGAGGTTTTAGATGAAGTTATTGGATATGTTGAGGGAATTTTAAGGGCTGGAAGTTAA
- a CDS encoding class I SAM-dependent DNA methyltransferase, whose protein sequence is MLLEFADLDNWVKKRGSILFKKFKYEPFTLEEADKALKEEGIEAENTKELLSILRRKEIIIAKKDPKDKRKRLYQFVKSAKKPTKDNLIRNLKYCADLIRTSVDYKVLLVFLFYKAISDKYLALVEKFVSEGYSKTQAYLMANRSYLTLYDEDEGKLYVWHEIVKSRETIMELANALNKIANLNDNLKDLSKLVEVLGLIGFINEDNMHILEELVRVYNEMDFSEIDYDAIGDAYQWILSYFAPQKCKEGEVYTPVEVVRLIVNLLDIEKDSEVLDPACGSGTMLIESYRYVKDNYGGEIYLYGQERNEIMAILAKLNLILHGVDSEEYEIYIGDSLKNPKIWRG, encoded by the coding sequence ATGCTATTAGAGTTTGCAGATTTAGACAATTGGGTTAAAAAAAGAGGAAGTATTTTATTTAAAAAGTTTAAATATGAACCATTTACCTTAGAAGAGGCAGATAAAGCTTTAAAAGAAGAAGGAATTGAAGCAGAGAATACAAAAGAGCTTTTATCTATTTTAAGAAGAAAGGAAATAATTATAGCAAAGAAAGACCCTAAGGATAAAAGAAAAAGGTTATATCAATTTGTTAAATCAGCAAAGAAACCAACAAAAGATAATTTAATAAGAAATCTAAAATATTGTGCAGATTTAATTAGAACGAGTGTTGATTACAAAGTGTTATTGGTATTTTTATTTTATAAGGCAATTAGTGATAAATATCTGGCATTAGTTGAGAAATTCGTTAGTGAGGGATATTCTAAAACACAGGCTTATCTAATGGCAAATAGGAGTTATTTAACGCTCTATGATGAAGATGAAGGAAAGTTGTATGTTTGGCATGAAATTGTTAAAAGTAGAGAGACAATAATGGAGTTGGCAAATGCATTAAACAAGATAGCAAATCTTAATGATAATTTAAAAGATTTATCTAAATTGGTTGAGGTTTTGGGGCTTATTGGGTTTATTAATGAGGATAACATGCATATTTTGGAGGAATTGGTTAGAGTTTATAATGAGATGGACTTTTCAGAGATTGATTATGATGCTATTGGTGATGCATATCAATGGATTTTGTCATACTTTGCCCCTCAAAAATGTAAAGAGGGGGAGGTCTATACTCCAGTAGAGGTTGTTAGGTTGATAGTGAATTTGTTGGATATTGAAAAAGATAGTGAGGTTTTAGACCCTGCCTGTGGTAGCGGAACTATGCTGATTGAATCTTATAGGTATGTTAAAGATAACTATGGGGGGGAGATTTATCTCTATGGGCAGGAGAGAAATGAGATTATGGCAATTTTGGCAAAGTTGAATTTGATATTACATGGAGTTGATAGTGAGGAGTATGAGATTTATATTGGAGATAGCTTAAAAAATCCCAAAATTTGGAGAGGTTGA
- a CDS encoding deoxyribonuclease IV: MLIFGTAGVPISAEDEFKAVDVLRKLNLGAMELEFVKGVYMKEDYAKKLKEYGEDIIFSAHAPHYINLNANEEEKVENSIRRIIKTAKVLNNCGKNLVFHPGYYLKRSKEVTYNRIKSNIQRILDKLEALNLNVMLRPETTGKTTQFGDIDETLKLCFELNILPCIDFSHIYARSRGVINDYNSFYKILEKVENVLGKEAIKDMHIHLSGIEYGKGGERRHLPLNESNFNYRDVLKALKDFDASGTVICESPMLEYDAVLLMKCYNEL, from the coding sequence ATGTTGATATTTGGCACTGCTGGAGTTCCAATATCTGCAGAGGATGAATTTAAAGCTGTAGATGTCTTAAGAAAATTAAATTTAGGAGCTATGGAGTTGGAATTTGTTAAAGGAGTTTATATGAAAGAAGATTATGCTAAAAAGTTGAAAGAGTATGGAGAAGATATTATTTTCTCAGCCCATGCCCCTCACTATATAAATCTTAATGCAAATGAGGAGGAAAAAGTAGAGAATAGCATAAGGAGAATAATTAAAACTGCTAAGGTTTTGAATAATTGTGGAAAAAATTTAGTTTTTCATCCTGGATATTATTTGAAAAGAAGTAAAGAAGTAACCTACAATAGAATAAAATCAAATATTCAGAGAATTTTGGATAAGTTAGAGGCTTTAAATTTAAATGTTATGCTAAGGCCTGAAACTACTGGAAAAACTACTCAATTTGGAGATATTGATGAGACACTAAAATTATGCTTTGAGCTGAATATTTTACCATGTATTGATTTCTCCCATATTTATGCAAGAAGTAGGGGAGTTATAAACGATTACAACTCTTTTTATAAAATTCTTGAAAAAGTTGAGAATGTTTTAGGAAAAGAGGCTATAAAAGATATGCATATTCATTTATCTGGAATAGAATATGGAAAAGGAGGAGAAAGGAGACATTTGCCTTTAAATGAATCTAACTTTAACTATAGAGATGTTTTAAAAGCTTTGAAGGATTTTGATGCCTCTGGAACTGTTATATGTGAAAGTCCTATGTTGGAGTATGACGCTGTTTTGTTGATGAAGTGTTATAATGAGTTGTAG